From a region of the Dunckerocampus dactyliophorus isolate RoL2022-P2 chromosome 20, RoL_Ddac_1.1, whole genome shotgun sequence genome:
- the LOC129172785 gene encoding C-type lectin BpLec-like, producing the protein MKTHAMLLALILFRSALGAEPPSAGPEVKLQRGDCPLFWFSFNGRCYKYVSTGMKWADAELHCMSQKAHLVSIHSLEEDNFVKVLIRNFDPAEKDTWIGLSDVHKEGRWMWSDGSRVNFGLWSPNQPDNYNGYEHCVATNYRNGRKWNDGHCTNNNFAFVCASLVACL; encoded by the coding sequence ATGAAGACGCACGCTATGCTCCTCGCCCTCATCTTGTTTAGGTCAGCTCTTGGAGCTGAGCCTCCTTCAGCTGGCCCGGAGGTGAAGCTGCAACGTGGAGACTGTCCTCTCTTCTGGTTCAGCTTCAACGGCCGCTGCTACAAGTACGTTAGCACAGGGATGAAATGGGCGGATGCAGAGCTGCACTGCATGTCCCAGAAGGCCCACCTGGTGTCCATCCACAGTCTGGAGGAGGATAACTTTGTCAAAGTTCTTATCAGGAACTTTGACCCTGCAGAGAAAGACACATGGATTGGACTGAGTGACGTCCATAAGGAGGGGAGGTGGATGTGGTCTGATGGGTCACGGGTCAACTTTGGCTTGTGGTCTCCCAACCAACCAGACAACTACAATGGTTATGAGCACTGTGTTGCCACCAACTATCGTAATGGTCGCAAATGGAACGACGGTCACTGTACTAATAACAACTTTGCTTTTGTTTGCGCATCTCTTGTGGCGTGTCTTTAA
- the cdca7b gene encoding cell division cycle-associated 7-like protein yields the protein MANNIKSKALRFKSKFITAELARLFSQSDSEDEFEGFSEEEEKVDRRHFNKRFNAQRVESEDDSDVDTGFYSDGEETPVPKRRSLLVALRFPVKQPSAHKQEPKKKNVKKPVQETLARRMRQKMKKQDRHREEEKEQEQEQGEDEVLYQSLRKRDKNIQENKAMLAKLFADLSTMADLTLPATPQKKKRSPVKTTPRKRKIELDSGSERRNPSRKARPPENFAVDQACEPLPRKGPKTIDLRRLVEVDEELAGEKIKKKRHRRSQFDFKTVDDVTKEELDNIAYRSKDKIWDKENGSSCHQCRQKTLDTKTVCRSGFCSAGKGQFCGPCLKNRYGEDVRTVLLDPTWSCPICRGVCNCSLCRKKEGRCPTGLLVGLARYNGHDNVHEYLESIQKELQ from the exons ATGGCAAATAATATCAAATCgaag GCACTGAGGTTCAAGTCCAAATTCATAACTGCTGAGCTGGCTCGTTTATTCAGCCAGTCGGACAGTGAGGATGAGTTTGAAGGCTTCAGtgaagaagaggaaaaagtgGACAGAAGACATTTCAACAAACGATTTAATGCACAG agGGTGGAGTCGGAGGATGACAGTGATGTAGACACAGGTTTCTACTCTGATGGTGAAGAGACACCCGTCCCCAAGAGGAGAAGCCTCTTAGTAGCTCTCAG GTTTCCAGTCAAACAGCCATCTGCCCACAAACAGgagccaaaaaagaaaaacgtcAAAAAGCCGGTACAAGAAACTCTGGCGCGGAGGATGAGACAGAAGATGAAGAAGCAGGATCgacacagagaagaagagaaagaacAAGAACAGGAGCAGGGCGAGGATGAGGTCTTGTACCAGAGCCTAAGGAAACGGGATAAAAACATCCAGGAGAACAAGGCTATG CTGGCTAAGCTGTTTGCTGATCTCAGCACTATGGCTGATCTGACTCTGCCCGCCACTCCTCAA AAGAAGAAGCGCTCCCCTGTGAAAACAACACCACGAAAACGCAAAATCGAGCTGGACAGCGGGTCAGAAAGGAGGAACCCGTCCCGTAAGGCCCGTCCTCCTGAGAACTTTGCTGTGGACCAAGCGTGTGAGCCATTGCCTCGTAAGGGCCCCAAGACAATAGACCTCAGGAGACTGGTGGAG GTGGATGAGGAGCTTGCTGGTGAGAAAATAAAGAAGAAGCGCCACAGACGCAGTCAATTTGATTTCAAGACCGTTGATGACGTCACCAAGGAAGAACTGGACAACATAGCTTACCGCAGTAAAGACAAGATCTGGGACAAAGAGAAT GGAAGCTCGTGCCACCAGTGCAGACAAAAAACACTCGACACCAAGACCGTGTGCCGCAGTGGGTTCTGTTCGGCAGGCAAAGGGCAGTTCTGTGGGCCGTGTCTCAAGAACCGTTACGGCGAGGATGTACGCACCGTGTTGCTTGACCCG ACATGGTCGTGTCCCATCTGCAGAGGGGTCTGTAACTGCAGCCTGTGTCGGAAAAAGGAGGGGCGCTGTCCAACTGGGCTCTTGGTAGGGCTGGCCCGCTATAACGGCCATGACAATGTCCATGAGTATCTGGAGAG CATTCAGAAGGAGCTACAGTAA